CCGGCGCGATGGAGGTCGGCGACCGCGCCGAGGCGATCCTGCGCGGCGTCGACATGCTGCAGCCGGGGGACGCGCTGATGATCCTCGGCAAGGGGCACGAGACCGGGCAGATCGTGGGCGACACGGTCTACCCCTTCGACGACGTGGAACAGGCGAGCGTCGCCGTGGCAGCACTGGACGGGAGAGGGCTGTGACGCTCTGGACATCTGAAGACGCGGCGCGCGCCACCGGCGGGCGCGCCATCGGCAGCTGGAACGTCACCGGCGTTTCGATCGACACCCGCACCATCGAGAAGGGCGACCTCTTCGTCGCGCTGACCGCGGCGCGCGACGGGCACGAGTTCGTCGCGCAGGCGCTGAAGAACGGCGCCGCCGCCGCGCTGGTGAGCCGCATCCCCGAGGGGCTGCCCGAGGACGCGCCGCTGCTGCTGGTGGACGACGTGCTGCCCGGGCTCGAGGCGCTGGGACGCGCCGCCCGCGCCCGCACCCGCGCGCAGGTGGTGGCGGTGACCGGCTCGGTCGGCAAGACCTCGACCAAGGAGATGCTGCGCACCGTGCTCGGCGCGCAGGGCACGGTTCACGCCGCCGAGAAGAGCTACAACAACCACTGGGGCGTGCCGCTGACGCTGGCCCGGATGCCCGCCGACGTGGATTTCGCCGTCATCGAGATCGGCATGAACCACCCCGGCGAGATCGCGCCGCTGTCGCGCATGGCGCGCCCGCACGTGGCGATGATCACCATCGTGGCGCCGGCGCACCTTGCGGCCTTCGAGAGCCTCGAGGGCATCGCGCGCGAGAAGGCGGCGATCTTCGAGGGGCTCGAGCCCGGCGGCACCGCCGTGGTGAACGGCGATCTCGAGGTCTCGCCGCTGCTCATCGAACTGGCCGAGGCGAAGGCCGCGCACGTGGTCACCTTCGGCGAGGCGGCGGGAAACCACCACCGCGTCGAGCAGGTCACCGTCTGCGACGCGGCCACCGTGGCGCAGGGCCGGGCGTGGCGCACGCATGTGCTCTACAAGGTGGCGGTGCCGGGGCGGCATTTCGCGGTCAACGCCATGGGCGTGCTGGCCGTGGTGCACGCGCTGGGGCTCGACCGGGCGATGGCGATCACCGCGCTGGGTCAGTGGGAGGCCGGGGCGGGCAGGGGCCTGCGCGAGGTCATCATCCTCGATCCGGTCGAGACGCACCTGACGCTCGAGCTCATCGACGACGCCTACAACGCCAACCCCGCCTCGCTCGGCGCCTCGCTCGAGGTGCTGGCCGGGGCGCGGCCCAAGGACGGCATCGGCCGCGTCGACCACGGCCGCCGCATCGCCTATCTCGGCGACATGAAGGAGCTTGGCGCGCAGGAGCACGCGCTGCACGCGGCGCTGGCCGACCTGCCGGCGATGGCCAAGATCGACCTCGTGCACTGCGTCGGCCCGCTCATGCGCGATCTCTGGGAGGCGCTGCCCGAGCACAAGCGCGGGCACTGGGCCGAGACCAGCGCGGCCATGGCCGAGCGGGTGCGCCACGACCTCGACGCCGGCGACGTGGTGCTGGTCAAGGGATCGCTCTCGATGGCGCTGGCGCGCGTGGTTGACGCGATCCGGAAAATGGGTCATGCGCCCGCGACAATCTGACGAGAAGGACCGGGGCTCATGCTCTACTGGCTGACTGGACTGAGTGACGGCGGCGATGTCTTCAACCTCTTCCGCTACATCACTTTCCGGGCGGGGGGCGCGTTCCTGACGGCGCTGATCTTCGGCTTCCTCTTCGGGCGCCCGCTGATCGACGTGCTGCGCAAGCGGCAGGGCAAGGGCCAGCCGATCCGCGCGGACGGGCCCGAGGGGCATTTCGTCAAGGCCGGCACGCCGACCATGGGCGGGCTGCTGATCGTCGGCGCGCTGCTGACCTCGACCCTGCTCTGGGCGCGGCTCGACAACGGCTTCGTCTGGATGGTGCTCTTCGTGACCATGGGCTACGCGGCGATCGGCTTTGCCGACGACTACGCCAAGGTGAAGAAGCAGAACACCGACGGCGTCTCGGGCAAGGTGCGGCTGCTGATCGGCTTCGCCATCGCCGGGCTTGCCGCCGGCTGGGCGGCCTGGCTGCACCCCGCCGACCTGACCGGGCAGCTGGCCTTCCCGGTGTTCAAGAACCTGCTGCTCGACCTCGGCTGGTTCTTCGTGCCCTTCGCGATGATCGTCATCGTCGGCGCGGCGAACGCGGTCAACCTGACCGACGGGCTCGACGGGCTTGCCATCATGCCGGTGATGATCGCCGGCGGTACGCTCGGGATCATCGCCTATGCCGTGGGCCGCACCGACTTCA
The Salipiger sp. H15 DNA segment above includes these coding regions:
- the murF gene encoding UDP-N-acetylmuramoyl-tripeptide--D-alanyl-D-alanine ligase produces the protein MTLWTSEDAARATGGRAIGSWNVTGVSIDTRTIEKGDLFVALTAARDGHEFVAQALKNGAAAALVSRIPEGLPEDAPLLLVDDVLPGLEALGRAARARTRAQVVAVTGSVGKTSTKEMLRTVLGAQGTVHAAEKSYNNHWGVPLTLARMPADVDFAVIEIGMNHPGEIAPLSRMARPHVAMITIVAPAHLAAFESLEGIAREKAAIFEGLEPGGTAVVNGDLEVSPLLIELAEAKAAHVVTFGEAAGNHHRVEQVTVCDAATVAQGRAWRTHVLYKVAVPGRHFAVNAMGVLAVVHALGLDRAMAITALGQWEAGAGRGLREVIILDPVETHLTLELIDDAYNANPASLGASLEVLAGARPKDGIGRVDHGRRIAYLGDMKELGAQEHALHAALADLPAMAKIDLVHCVGPLMRDLWEALPEHKRGHWAETSAAMAERVRHDLDAGDVVLVKGSLSMALARVVDAIRKMGHAPATI
- the mraY gene encoding phospho-N-acetylmuramoyl-pentapeptide-transferase, with amino-acid sequence MLYWLTGLSDGGDVFNLFRYITFRAGGAFLTALIFGFLFGRPLIDVLRKRQGKGQPIRADGPEGHFVKAGTPTMGGLLIVGALLTSTLLWARLDNGFVWMVLFVTMGYAAIGFADDYAKVKKQNTDGVSGKVRLLIGFAIAGLAAGWAAWLHPADLTGQLAFPVFKNLLLDLGWFFVPFAMIVIVGAANAVNLTDGLDGLAIMPVMIAGGTLGIIAYAVGRTDFTEYLDVHYVPGTGEILIFTAALIGGGLGFLWYNAPPAAVFMGDTGSLALGGALGAIAVATKHEIVLAIVGGLFVVEALSVIIQVLYFKRTGKRVFLMAPIHHHYEKKGWAEPQIVIRFWIISLILALIGLATLKLR